A stretch of the Paramormyrops kingsleyae isolate MSU_618 chromosome 16, PKINGS_0.4, whole genome shotgun sequence genome encodes the following:
- the efnb2a gene encoding ephrin-B2a: protein MKAIMGDAMWRYYFGVMVFVCKVNLPSAAILESIYWNTTNTKFVPGQGLVLYPQIGDKMDIVCPRGEGGQTDGVELYKLYMVERKQLEACAVTEADTPLLNCDKPDQDVKFTLKFQEFSPNLWGLEFFRGKDYHIISTSNGTLEGLNNQKGGVCKTKFMKITMKVGQSPSDKTASKDNPTRYPPDSEEGNGKDHRNSVNTDGSHGTPVEDENNSDGKSSSVIGSEVALFAGIISGSVIFVAVIVMLVLLLLKYRRRHRKHSPQHAAALSLSTLASPKRGGGGGNNNGSEPSDIIIPLRTADSVFCPHYEKVSGDYGHPVYIVQEMPPQSPANIYYKV from the exons ATGAAAGCAATAATGGGGGACGCGATGTGGAGATACTATTTTGGAGTTATGGTTTTTGTTTGCAAGGTGAACCTGCCCAGTGCGGCTATTTTAGAGTCTATCTACTGGAACACAACGAACACGAA GTTCGTACCGGGACAGGGGCTGGTGCTGTACCCCCAGATCGGGGACAAGATGGACATCGTGTGCCCCCGGGGGGAGGGCGGGCAAACAGACGGGGTGGAGCTTTACAAACTCTACATGGTGGAACGGAAGCAGCTGGAAGCCTGTGCGGTCACGGAGGCGGACACACCTCTGCTGAACTGCGACAAGCCTGACCAGGACGTTAAGTTCACGCTCAAGTTTCAGGAGTTCAGTCCCAACCTGTGGGGCCTGGAGTTCTTCCGGGGGAAGGACTACCACATCATCT CCACGTCCAACGGCACCCTGGAGGGCCTGAACAACCAGAAGGGGGGAGTCTGCAAGACCAAGTTCATGAAGATCACCATGAAAGTTGGCCAGA GTCCTTCAGACAAGACGGCAAGCAAAGACAACCCCACCAGATACCCTCCGGACAGTGAGGAGGGCAACGGCAAGGACCACAGAAACTCAGTCAACACAGACGGCAGCCACG GCACCCCAGTGGAGGACGAGAACAACTCGGATGGCAAATCTTCGAGCGTCATCGGTTCGGAGGTGGCCCTCTTTGCCGGCATCATCTCGGGCAGCGTCATCTTCGTCGCTGTCATCGTCATGTTGgtcctgctgctgctgaaaTACCGGCGGAGACACCGGAAGCACTCCCCGCAGCACGCGGCCGCGCTCTCGCTTAGCACGTTGGCCTCACCGAAACGCGGTGGTGGCGGTGGCAACAACAATGGCTCGGAGCCTAGCGACATCATCATCCCGCTCAGGACTGCTGACAGCGTTTTCTGCCCGCACTACGAGAAGGTCAGCGGGGATTATGGACACCCTGTCTATATAGTGCAGGAGATGCCGCCTCAGAGCCCGGCTAACATCTATTACAAGGTCTGA